In a genomic window of Mucilaginibacter sp. KACC 22063:
- a CDS encoding DUF3857 domain-containing protein — MTNHKDKAKNYYEKGIELNPNDYESINALRKLENKKDVFSYFTEPDVDALIKNAPKAADYPDDNSVILDEEVQRVVYENGGSEARKYLIVKILTQKGIDAWKEYGIDTDSWQDLNIEEAQVVKANGTKVPAERNDNNLVFTNLEVGDVINIRYKVQEFERGKLAGHFWDSFYFTHGKPYITSKYALLISKNQKFNYKFSQKAIAPVQTQADEFDMYVWQQNKQASLQWEDKMPPMSDVANVLYLTSIPDWKFISDWYNDLATAKARNNYEVKQVMNDLLKSNSKFTDMQKVEKIYNYITGNISYSSVSFRQSGLIPQNPSTVINTRIGDCKDVATLFVAMCKEAGIKANLVLVKTRDNGLNTMPLPSIDFNHCMAKVKLDGQDYYIELTSQYLPFRCLYTSSLNSTLLDINEEASLKNTHYLHPLTRKPNNVRRNTSINFEEKSMLVKESTFETGSQAGGLRETYGELSQKDRIKKIKEAISSSYPEVEVSTLEYKNIDRLNPIDTVYLTLNYKLGNVTKSIGGMSIFNLPWSSKVSANDLQVSMPRTSGIDLSQMFFVDNDTESMTINLPAGKKMVEAIQPVTLSSDIIEYSLIPKQLGNKLILTRTFKLKKDFVPAEKVNEFNSFFKKMVEADNHELAMR, encoded by the coding sequence ATGACAAACCATAAGGACAAGGCTAAAAACTATTATGAAAAAGGCATTGAATTAAATCCGAACGATTACGAGTCAATTAATGCCCTGCGTAAACTGGAAAATAAAAAAGATGTTTTCTCATACTTTACAGAGCCTGATGTTGATGCATTAATTAAAAATGCACCTAAAGCCGCCGATTACCCTGATGATAACTCAGTGATACTTGATGAAGAAGTGCAAAGGGTTGTTTATGAAAACGGCGGATCTGAAGCACGTAAATATTTAATTGTTAAAATTTTAACCCAGAAAGGCATTGATGCCTGGAAAGAATATGGAATAGATACCGATAGCTGGCAAGATCTTAATATAGAAGAAGCCCAGGTAGTTAAAGCTAACGGAACAAAAGTACCTGCCGAACGTAATGACAACAACCTTGTTTTCACAAACCTGGAAGTGGGCGACGTGATAAACATACGTTATAAAGTGCAGGAATTTGAAAGAGGTAAACTGGCTGGCCATTTCTGGGATTCGTTTTATTTCACACACGGCAAACCCTACATTACCAGCAAGTATGCTTTACTGATCAGCAAAAATCAAAAATTCAACTACAAGTTTTCACAAAAAGCAATTGCTCCTGTTCAAACCCAGGCAGATGAATTTGACATGTATGTTTGGCAGCAGAATAAGCAGGCAAGCCTGCAATGGGAAGATAAGATGCCGCCAATGAGTGATGTGGCTAATGTACTTTACCTGACATCCATCCCCGACTGGAAATTTATATCAGACTGGTACAATGATTTAGCTACAGCAAAAGCCCGTAACAACTATGAGGTAAAACAGGTAATGAACGATTTGCTGAAAAGCAATTCAAAGTTTACTGATATGCAAAAAGTAGAGAAAATCTATAATTACATTACCGGAAATATCAGTTACAGTTCCGTTTCATTCCGTCAAAGCGGGCTTATTCCACAAAATCCTTCAACCGTAATTAATACCCGTATAGGGGATTGTAAAGACGTGGCTACCTTATTTGTCGCCATGTGTAAAGAGGCGGGAATTAAGGCAAACCTGGTGCTTGTTAAAACACGTGATAATGGATTAAATACTATGCCTTTGCCATCTATAGATTTTAACCATTGCATGGCAAAAGTAAAGCTCGATGGGCAAGACTATTATATTGAGCTTACTTCTCAGTATTTGCCGTTCCGTTGCCTGTATACCAGTTCTTTAAACTCAACATTGTTAGACATTAACGAGGAGGCCAGTTTAAAAAACACTCATTATTTACATCCATTAACCCGTAAACCAAACAATGTACGCCGCAATACTTCTATAAATTTTGAAGAAAAAAGCATGCTGGTTAAAGAAAGCACTTTTGAAACCGGATCGCAAGCTGGCGGTCTGCGCGAAACCTATGGCGAGCTTTCACAAAAAGATCGTATCAAGAAAATAAAAGAAGCTATTTCGAGCAGCTATCCTGAAGTTGAGGTTTCTACACTTGAGTACAAAAATATCGACAGGCTTAATCCGATAGATACCGTATATCTGACGCTTAATTATAAACTTGGTAATGTTACTAAAAGCATCGGCGGGATGTCAATATTTAATCTGCCGTGGTCAAGTAAAGTTTCTGCCAATGACCTGCAGGTATCCATGCCACGCACATCAGGCATAGACCTTTCGCAGATGTTCTTTGTTGATAACGATACTGAAAGCATGACCATTAACCTGCCTGCAGGCAAAAAAATGGTGGAGGCTATACAGCCTGTTACCCTGAGCAGTGACATTATTGAATATAGCCTGATTCCTAAGCAACTGGGCAATAAGCTCATTTTAACAAGGACTTTTAAACTTAAAAAGGACTTTGTACCAGCAGAAAAGGTCAACGAGTTTAATTCTTTTTTTAAGAAGATGGTGGAGGCCGACAATCATGAGTTAGCAATGCGCTAA
- a CDS encoding YihY/virulence factor BrkB family protein, with product MKIFNKAYLKNWWCVLKTTFMNFSDDNGLKLSASLAYYTVFSLAPLLILVISLAGLFLGHDAITNSLYPQIKGYVGADAALQIQEMLKKLELSGKTGIAVVIGIFTLMLGASSIFIEIQDSLNTIWRVKAKPKKGWVKMLQNRFISFSLIVSLGFLLLVSLILNLLILAVSNKLQHFLPGITIWVIDGVNIAISFFVISLLFGIIFKVLPDVKIRWRDVRSGAFFTAVLFMIGRYVIGLYIEYSAKTSTYGAAGSIIVILLWIYYTAAILYIGAEFTQVYAEANGSHIEPADYAVHIKQTEVEQHVSTLPPQNPELKGKLKEDPEAN from the coding sequence ATGAAAATTTTTAACAAAGCGTATTTAAAAAACTGGTGGTGTGTTTTAAAAACCACATTCATGAATTTCTCGGATGATAACGGATTGAAGCTTAGTGCATCATTGGCTTATTATACCGTATTTTCCCTTGCACCATTGCTGATACTGGTTATTTCTCTGGCTGGTTTATTTTTAGGTCATGATGCTATTACCAACAGCCTTTACCCGCAAATAAAGGGTTATGTTGGCGCTGACGCTGCCTTGCAGATTCAGGAAATGCTTAAAAAGCTGGAGCTTTCGGGCAAAACAGGTATTGCTGTGGTGATTGGTATATTTACGTTAATGCTGGGCGCAAGCAGTATCTTTATCGAGATCCAGGATTCACTAAATACCATCTGGCGCGTAAAAGCCAAACCCAAAAAGGGCTGGGTTAAAATGCTTCAGAACAGGTTTATTTCTTTTTCACTGATTGTAAGCCTTGGCTTTTTGTTATTGGTATCGTTGATATTAAATTTACTGATACTGGCTGTAAGTAATAAGCTGCAACACTTTTTACCGGGTATCACCATCTGGGTAATTGATGGTGTTAATATTGCCATTTCATTTTTTGTGATTTCCCTGCTGTTCGGTATCATATTTAAAGTGCTGCCCGATGTTAAGATCAGATGGCGGGATGTGCGTTCGGGCGCCTTCTTCACCGCCGTACTATTTATGATTGGCCGATACGTAATTGGCCTGTACATAGAATATTCGGCCAAAACATCTACTTATGGTGCAGCAGGTTCTATTATTGTGATCTTATTGTGGATTTACTATACAGCTGCCATATTATACATTGGGGCCGAGTTTACCCAGGTTTATGCCGAGGCTAATGGCAGCCATATTGAACCGGCAGATTATGCCGTACATATTAAGCAAACAGAGGTTGAACAACATGTAAGCACTTTGCCGCCGCAAAACCCGGAGCTTAAAGGCAAGCTAAAGGAAGACCCTGAAGCTAATTAA
- a CDS encoding FAD-dependent oxidoreductase, which produces MIKKLLLFLFLFVNAEAFAETIRTDVLVIGGTASGTSAAIQAARSKLKTMLVEPGPWLGGSLTSGGIGVLEANKQLTSGIWGEFRKKVAQFYNKAPGYDTTLNATLRFEPYTGAAILKKMTDTVKNLTVKLNTPWTNVKKDGTGWEVSITQNGKSATILAKVLIDATDLADVAVKAGVKLIANESVQNEEVKIPGETLSVNLRKVTWAVVLKDYGKAANQTITKPENYNRDLYACLKSKNIMKLLAEGKLPNEKYLINWEDCGNAYPATVEDLNPEKREAFFKMLRLRTIGLVYYLQTELGFKNLSPDDEFGTPDHLPYTPYIREYKHAPGLVRMIGDDIVKPYNRESKLYRTGIAVGDAFPEQSNPAIMPFPAYSVALGTLVVKGFDNLIVTGNALSVTGDVSASTCNPAVQMVIGQGAGTIAAFCAFFKTTTSHLNVRAIQGELLDYKGYLLPISDIPQADPNFRAIQQVAATGMLKTRTEVVGNQVKILFKPDSIVQTAEIKPVINEIYTRGFLWFNKAKPAENFTVGNLLSFISEITLSEPKPLQIELQKQWKTVYKFTGSFDLNRPVTRREFAVLANNYLNPFARQVDITGKLIN; this is translated from the coding sequence ATGATAAAAAAATTACTGCTCTTTTTATTCCTGTTTGTAAACGCTGAGGCATTTGCCGAAACCATAAGAACAGATGTACTTGTAATCGGCGGTACGGCCAGCGGTACATCTGCCGCTATACAAGCTGCTCGCAGCAAACTGAAAACTATGTTGGTAGAGCCGGGGCCATGGCTAGGGGGGAGTTTAACATCAGGAGGCATAGGTGTGCTCGAAGCCAATAAGCAACTTACCTCTGGTATATGGGGCGAGTTTCGAAAAAAAGTTGCACAGTTCTACAATAAAGCACCGGGATATGATACCACGCTTAATGCTACTTTACGATTTGAACCCTATACAGGGGCGGCCATTTTAAAAAAAATGACGGATACAGTTAAGAACTTAACTGTAAAATTAAATACCCCGTGGACTAACGTTAAAAAAGACGGTACAGGCTGGGAGGTAAGTATTACCCAGAATGGCAAGTCTGCTACCATATTAGCTAAGGTGTTGATTGATGCCACTGATCTGGCTGATGTCGCGGTGAAAGCAGGGGTAAAACTGATTGCTAACGAATCAGTACAGAATGAAGAAGTCAAAATTCCGGGCGAAACCTTATCCGTCAATCTTAGAAAAGTTACCTGGGCTGTCGTTTTGAAGGATTATGGCAAAGCTGCTAACCAAACTATTACTAAGCCCGAAAACTATAATCGCGATCTATATGCCTGCTTAAAAAGTAAGAATATAATGAAGCTTTTAGCCGAAGGTAAACTGCCTAATGAGAAGTACCTGATCAATTGGGAGGATTGTGGCAATGCTTATCCGGCAACGGTTGAGGACTTAAACCCTGAAAAGCGCGAAGCGTTTTTTAAAATGTTACGCCTGCGAACCATCGGCTTAGTATATTATTTGCAAACAGAGCTCGGGTTTAAAAACTTAAGCCCGGATGATGAGTTTGGAACACCCGATCACTTACCTTACACACCTTACATCAGGGAATATAAACACGCACCTGGATTAGTACGTATGATTGGCGATGATATTGTAAAGCCATATAACCGCGAATCAAAACTATACCGCACCGGCATTGCCGTTGGCGATGCGTTCCCGGAGCAAAGTAACCCTGCAATAATGCCTTTTCCGGCGTATAGTGTTGCGCTTGGCACTTTAGTAGTTAAGGGTTTCGACAATTTGATTGTTACCGGGAATGCCCTATCTGTTACCGGCGATGTAAGCGCCAGTACCTGTAACCCGGCAGTGCAAATGGTAATAGGCCAGGGGGCTGGCACTATAGCTGCTTTTTGTGCATTCTTTAAAACAACGACTTCACATTTAAATGTGCGTGCTATACAAGGCGAGCTGCTCGATTATAAAGGCTATCTGCTACCGATAAGCGATATACCGCAGGCCGATCCTAATTTCAGAGCCATACAACAGGTGGCAGCTACCGGGATGTTAAAAACCCGTACTGAAGTAGTTGGTAACCAAGTAAAAATTCTGTTTAAGCCCGACTCAATAGTACAAACGGCCGAGATCAAACCGGTGATCAATGAAATATATACCCGTGGGTTTTTGTGGTTCAACAAGGCTAAGCCAGCCGAAAACTTTACCGTTGGTAACCTGCTGTCGTTCATCAGCGAAATTACATTAAGCGAACCTAAGCCGTTACAAATCGAACTGCAAAAGCAATGGAAAACCGTTTATAAGTTTACCGGCAGCTTTGATCTTAACCGCCCGGTTACACGCCGCGAATTTGCCGTATTAGCTAATAATTACCTTAACCCTTTTGCAAGGCAGGTAGATATTACAGGCAAGCTAATTAATTAG
- a CDS encoding YfiT family bacillithiol transferase, translating into MSAELEQLKYPIGRFTAPETYSTEAMQTWINEIRVLPSQIRKAVTALNGEQLNTPYRPDGWTIKQVVHHLADSHMNSLIRFKWTLTEQTPTIKAYHEAEWAKLPDYQLPVESSLIMLEGIHQHMVALFEALSPEQWELKFIHPQQNNEVPLKRNLALYAWHGKHHLQHILNTFKQ; encoded by the coding sequence ATGTCAGCCGAACTTGAACAACTCAAATATCCCATAGGTCGTTTTACAGCACCTGAAACGTACAGCACCGAAGCCATGCAAACATGGATAAATGAAATACGCGTTTTACCTTCCCAGATTCGCAAGGCTGTAACTGCCTTAAACGGAGAACAACTGAATACCCCTTACCGCCCGGATGGGTGGACCATTAAACAAGTGGTGCATCACCTTGCCGACAGCCATATGAATTCGCTGATCCGTTTTAAATGGACGCTAACCGAGCAAACACCAACTATTAAAGCCTACCATGAAGCCGAATGGGCAAAACTGCCCGACTATCAACTGCCGGTAGAGTCATCTTTAATAATGCTGGAAGGTATCCATCAGCATATGGTAGCCTTGTTCGAAGCGCTAAGCCCCGAACAATGGGAGCTGAAGTTTATTCATCCGCAGCAAAATAACGAAGTGCCGTTGAAGCGAAACCTTGCTTTGTATGCATGGCATGGCAAACACCACTTACAACACATACTGAACACATTTAAGCAATAA
- a CDS encoding fumarylacetoacetate hydrolase family protein — translation MKLIRFVSDKQIKPGIEIADSRYDLSAHFHDFDQHFFENNGIVALQKLIDEQLAALPVISNEVPLYNPIARPSKIVCVGLNYTDHAKEVGAPIPKEPVIFIKSNSAYSGPHDDIIIPKDSQKTDWECELAIVIGKKASYVNEEDIPDYIAGYILHNDISERSFMFERNGTWDKGKGCDSFAPMGPYMVTADEMPDISKLHIWVSVNGKLMQNGTTADMIFSPNYLISYITQFMTLYPGDVVSTGSPAGSGAGFKPPVFLKPGDVVEAGIDGLGTQRQMVKAYAE, via the coding sequence ATGAAATTAATACGCTTTGTATCCGACAAACAAATTAAACCCGGGATAGAAATAGCCGATAGCCGGTATGACTTATCTGCACATTTTCATGATTTCGACCAGCATTTCTTTGAGAATAATGGAATCGTCGCGCTTCAGAAACTTATCGATGAGCAGCTGGCGGCATTGCCTGTTATCAGTAATGAGGTGCCGTTGTATAATCCTATAGCAAGGCCTTCTAAAATTGTATGTGTGGGTTTAAATTATACCGATCATGCCAAAGAAGTAGGGGCACCTATCCCTAAAGAACCTGTTATTTTTATAAAAAGCAATTCTGCCTACAGTGGGCCGCACGATGATATCATCATCCCAAAAGATTCGCAAAAAACCGACTGGGAGTGCGAGCTGGCTATTGTGATTGGCAAAAAGGCAAGTTATGTAAACGAAGAAGATATACCTGATTACATAGCGGGCTATATTTTGCATAACGATATATCTGAGCGCAGCTTTATGTTTGAACGTAATGGTACGTGGGACAAAGGCAAAGGCTGCGACAGTTTTGCACCGATGGGGCCATATATGGTTACCGCAGATGAAATGCCCGATATAAGCAAGCTGCACATTTGGGTAAGTGTTAACGGCAAGCTGATGCAGAACGGCACAACTGCTGATATGATATTTTCTCCGAATTACCTCATCTCTTATATCACGCAGTTTATGACCTTGTACCCCGGCGATGTGGTTTCTACAGGTTCACCGGCAGGGTCGGGTGCAGGCTTTAAGCCACCTGTATTTTTAAAGCCCGGCGATGTTGTTGAAGCAGGCATTGACGGCTTAGGCACACAAAGACAGATGGTGAAGGCCTACGCGGAATAA
- a CDS encoding GNAT family N-acetyltransferase, with product MAITYRTDTTPATEQVIEVYASAGLNRPIDDFDRIAKMYQNSNLIITAWDGEDLVGVSRALTDFCYACYLSDLAVKEQYKHQGIGKKLVELTKEHAGPQSMLLLLAAPQAMEYYPKIGMPNIENAFMIKREI from the coding sequence ATGGCCATCACCTATCGTACAGACACTACTCCTGCAACCGAACAGGTAATCGAAGTTTATGCAAGTGCAGGTTTAAATCGCCCCATTGATGATTTCGACCGTATTGCCAAAATGTACCAAAACTCTAACCTGATTATTACCGCCTGGGATGGTGAAGATTTGGTTGGCGTATCACGGGCTTTAACTGACTTTTGTTATGCCTGTTACCTGTCTGACCTGGCCGTGAAAGAACAATACAAGCACCAGGGTATAGGTAAAAAGCTGGTAGAGCTTACTAAAGAACATGCAGGGCCACAAAGCATGCTGCTTTTATTGGCCGCACCGCAGGCTATGGAATATTATCCTAAAATTGGAATGCCCAATATAGAGAATGCCTTTATGATTAAGCGGGAGATCTAA
- a CDS encoding exodeoxyribonuclease III has product MKIITYNVNGIRSAISKNWLAWLQATDADVVCLQEIKATPDVMTDLHLVEHLGYQHYWYPAEKKGYSGTAIFTKHSPKHVEYGCGISDFDREGRNIRVDFEDISVMSVYFPSGSSGDERQDFKFRFLDEFGEYINQLKWAYPKLVVSGDYNICHRPIDIHNPKSNANSSGFLPAEREWMENFIESGFVDTFRHLNKEPHNYTWWSFRANARAKNLGWRIDYNMATADLEPHIKRAAILSEARHSDHCPVLLELDINV; this is encoded by the coding sequence ATGAAAATCATTACTTACAACGTTAACGGTATACGTTCGGCAATTAGTAAAAACTGGCTGGCCTGGTTACAGGCAACCGATGCTGATGTGGTTTGTCTGCAGGAAATAAAGGCGACGCCTGATGTAATGACCGACCTGCATCTGGTGGAGCATCTGGGCTATCAACATTACTGGTACCCTGCAGAAAAGAAGGGCTACAGCGGCACCGCGATCTTTACGAAGCATTCGCCAAAGCATGTGGAGTACGGCTGCGGTATTAGCGATTTTGACCGCGAAGGCCGTAACATACGGGTGGATTTTGAAGACATCTCTGTCATGAGCGTTTACTTTCCGTCGGGTTCAAGCGGCGATGAGCGCCAGGATTTTAAGTTCCGGTTTTTGGATGAGTTTGGCGAATATATCAACCAACTGAAATGGGCGTATCCTAAACTGGTGGTTTCCGGCGATTATAACATTTGCCACAGGCCTATCGATATTCATAACCCAAAATCAAACGCCAACTCGTCAGGTTTTTTACCTGCCGAGCGCGAGTGGATGGAAAACTTTATTGAATCAGGATTTGTAGATACTTTTCGCCACCTGAACAAAGAACCGCATAACTACACATGGTGGAGTTTCAGGGCTAATGCACGTGCTAAAAATTTGGGCTGGCGTATCGATTACAATATGGCAACTGCCGATCTGGAACCGCATATCAAACGTGCGGCTATTTTATCAGAGGCTCGGCATTCAGATCATTGCCCGGTATTGCTTGAACTGGACATCAACGTATAA
- a CDS encoding peptidylprolyl isomerase — translation MRKLLLFTFLLAAFTSAFAKGPKNQYVRIQTSYGDCIIRLYNETPKHRDNFIKLTKQGLYNGTLFHRVIQNFMIQGGDPDSRKAKPGQELGNGDVGYTVPAEFRDSLFHKRGVLAAARDDNPAKASSGCQFYITEGRRFTDGKLDTLEQTRLKGRKIPAWQREIYKSVGGVPHLDQNYTVFGEVVTGIDMVDRIAAVKKDARDRPVEDVHMTVTLLSKKECKQLDKILGL, via the coding sequence ATGAGAAAACTCTTACTCTTTACATTTTTACTTGCTGCGTTTACATCGGCTTTTGCAAAAGGACCTAAGAACCAATATGTGCGTATACAGACAAGTTATGGCGACTGCATTATCCGCCTGTATAATGAGACGCCTAAGCACCGCGACAATTTTATAAAACTGACTAAGCAAGGGCTTTATAACGGCACGCTATTTCATAGAGTGATACAAAACTTTATGATACAAGGCGGCGACCCCGATTCAAGAAAGGCCAAACCGGGGCAAGAGCTGGGTAATGGAGATGTGGGTTATACTGTACCTGCCGAGTTTAGGGATAGCCTGTTTCATAAACGCGGTGTTTTGGCTGCAGCAAGAGACGATAATCCGGCAAAAGCATCAAGCGGGTGCCAGTTTTATATTACCGAAGGCCGCCGCTTTACCGATGGCAAACTGGATACGCTGGAGCAAACCCGATTAAAAGGCCGTAAAATACCGGCTTGGCAGCGCGAAATCTACAAATCAGTAGGAGGTGTGCCGCATCTGGATCAAAATTATACGGTTTTCGGCGAAGTAGTTACTGGCATTGATATGGTCGACCGTATCGCAGCCGTTAAAAAAGATGCAAGAGACCGCCCGGTTGAGGATGTCCACATGACGGTAACTTTGCTCAGCAAAAAAGAGTGTAAACAATTAGATAAAATTTTAGGCTTATAA
- a CDS encoding nucleotide pyrophosphohydrolase codes for MTIKEAQETIDKWINTTGIRYFNELTNTAILMEEVGEVARIMARQYGEQSFKKSDKEVNLADEMADVLFVLMCLANQTGIDLTEALEKNLEKKSIRDAERHKNNEKLR; via the coding sequence ATGACAATTAAAGAGGCACAGGAAACCATAGACAAGTGGATTAATACTACCGGTATCCGTTATTTTAATGAACTGACTAATACGGCTATTTTAATGGAAGAAGTAGGAGAGGTGGCGCGTATCATGGCGCGGCAATATGGAGAGCAGTCGTTTAAGAAATCAGACAAGGAAGTTAATCTTGCCGACGAAATGGCTGATGTGTTGTTTGTGCTGATGTGCCTGGCTAATCAAACCGGTATCGACTTAACCGAAGCCCTTGAAAAGAACCTCGAAAAGAAAAGTATCCGCGATGCCGAGCGTCACAAAAACAACGAAAAGCTGCGTTAG
- the dtd gene encoding D-aminoacyl-tRNA deacylase, translating into MRAVIQRVTSASCKIEGNITGEINNGFVVLLGIEDADTMDDLQWLAQKIVNMRIFGDENGLMNKALADVNGNILLISQFTLFAQTKKGNRPSFIRAAKPPHAIPLYEEMIAALEALLGKKIATGIFGADMKISLVNDGPVTIVMETKDKDNF; encoded by the coding sequence ATGAGGGCAGTAATACAACGGGTAACCAGCGCATCATGCAAAATTGAGGGTAATATTACCGGCGAAATTAATAATGGCTTTGTGGTTTTATTAGGCATTGAAGATGCCGATACCATGGACGACCTGCAATGGCTGGCTCAAAAGATAGTTAACATGCGCATTTTCGGCGATGAGAACGGTTTGATGAATAAAGCACTGGCTGATGTTAACGGAAATATATTGCTGATCTCCCAATTCACGCTGTTTGCTCAAACCAAAAAGGGCAACCGTCCGTCGTTTATCCGGGCTGCCAAGCCACCGCATGCCATACCGCTTTACGAAGAAATGATTGCAGCGCTTGAAGCATTGTTGGGCAAAAAAATAGCAACAGGCATTTTTGGTGCCGATATGAAGATCAGCCTTGTGAATGATGGCCCGGTTACCATTGTAATGGAGACCAAAGACAAGGATAATTTTTAA
- a CDS encoding NADP-dependent glyceraldehyde-3-phosphate dehydrogenase: MSFQDQIRSLFVSEDQIPEQFRIEELHQREYLSNGEMKQWDGEVTEVYSPVCIPTSEGLKRKLIGTYPIGTEKEAVEALDAAVKAYDNGRGEWPTMSVEGRIKCMQTFVYKMIEQRDLVIRLIMWEIGKSHADSTKEFDRTVDYINLTIDALKELDRKSSRFEIAEGIVAQTRRAPIGVVLCMGPFNYPLNETYTTLIPAIIMGNTILFKPPKHGTLVHYPLLKAFQESFPKGVVNTVYGRGANVTPGLMATGSINVLAFIGSSKVANDLKKRHPKINRLRAVLSLDAKNAAIVTKNADLQLAVNECILGSLSYNGQRCTAIKIIHVHKEVADEFLKLLSEGIAKLKTGMPWVSGVNLTPVAEPGKPGYLKECIEDAVANGAHVVNENGGETVESFVYPAVVYPVNEKMKLYREEQFGPVIPVLPFESIEEPIAYQINSPHGMQVSIFSNDAQEIAALIDPFVNLVSRVNINSQCQRGPDVFPFTGRKDSAEGTLSVYDALRSFSIRSLVATKMNETNKNILNQIIKDHDSNFLSTDFIF, encoded by the coding sequence ATGAGTTTTCAAGATCAGATCAGGTCGCTGTTTGTAAGTGAAGACCAGATACCCGAGCAGTTCAGGATTGAGGAGCTGCACCAGCGCGAATACCTGAGCAATGGTGAAATGAAACAGTGGGATGGCGAGGTAACCGAAGTTTACTCGCCGGTATGTATCCCAACATCCGAAGGTTTAAAACGTAAACTGATAGGTACTTACCCTATTGGCACTGAAAAGGAAGCAGTGGAGGCGCTTGATGCTGCTGTTAAAGCATACGATAACGGGCGAGGCGAATGGCCAACCATGAGTGTGGAAGGCCGCATAAAATGTATGCAAACCTTTGTATACAAAATGATAGAGCAGCGCGACCTGGTGATTCGCCTTATTATGTGGGAAATCGGTAAATCGCACGCTGACTCTACCAAAGAGTTTGACCGTACCGTCGACTATATCAACCTGACCATTGATGCACTTAAAGAGCTTGATCGTAAATCATCGCGGTTTGAGATTGCAGAAGGTATTGTGGCACAAACCCGCCGCGCACCTATCGGCGTAGTACTTTGTATGGGGCCGTTCAACTATCCGCTTAACGAAACCTATACTACCCTGATCCCTGCCATTATTATGGGTAACACCATCCTATTTAAACCTCCGAAACATGGTACGCTTGTGCATTACCCATTGCTGAAAGCTTTCCAGGAGTCGTTCCCTAAAGGTGTGGTGAACACTGTTTATGGGCGTGGGGCAAATGTTACACCGGGCTTAATGGCTACAGGCAGCATTAATGTATTGGCATTTATTGGGTCGAGCAAGGTGGCAAACGATTTGAAAAAGCGCCATCCGAAAATTAACCGTTTACGTGCAGTGTTGAGTCTTGATGCTAAGAACGCGGCCATTGTAACTAAAAATGCCGATCTGCAGCTTGCCGTTAATGAATGTATTTTAGGTTCGCTGTCGTACAACGGGCAACGTTGTACAGCAATCAAGATCATCCATGTGCATAAAGAAGTAGCCGATGAGTTTTTAAAGCTGTTAAGCGAAGGCATTGCCAAACTTAAAACAGGTATGCCCTGGGTGAGCGGCGTAAACCTTACACCCGTTGCCGAACCAGGCAAGCCAGGCTATTTAAAAGAATGTATTGAAGATGCTGTTGCCAATGGCGCACATGTTGTTAACGAAAACGGCGGCGAAACGGTAGAATCATTTGTTTACCCGGCAGTTGTTTATCCGGTTAATGAAAAAATGAAATTGTACCGCGAAGAGCAGTTTGGCCCGGTTATCCCGGTGCTGCCATTTGAATCTATCGAGGAGCCGATAGCATACCAGATTAATTCGCCGCATGGTATGCAGGTCAGTATTTTCAGTAATGATGCACAGGAAATTGCAGCATTGATTGATCCGTTTGTAAACCTGGTAAGCCGTGTAAATATTAACAGCCAGTGCCAGCGCGGCCCGGATGTGTTTCCGTTTACCGGCCGTAAAGACAGCGCCGAAGGTACATTATCAGTTTACGATGCCTTACGCTCTTTCTCTATCCGCTCACTGGTGGCTACCAAAATGAATGAAACCAATAAGAACATTTTAAATCAGATTATAAAAGACCACGACTCAAACTTCCTGAGCACGGATTTTATATTTTAG